The following are from one region of the Cyclopterus lumpus isolate fCycLum1 chromosome 21, fCycLum1.pri, whole genome shotgun sequence genome:
- the eaf2 gene encoding ELL-associated factor 2, translating to MNGTAYSNFDNQEHVLKLGETFEKHPKSGFHTVRYDFKPASIDTTCEGELEVGKGEQVTITLPNLEGSSAPVTVFKGSKRPYMKECILIVNHDTGEYRLEKLNSNIAVKKTRAEGSSKIHSRLEPQTGRLEPQTGRLEPQTGRLEPQTGRLEPQTGRLEQQTGRLEPQTGRLEPQTGRLGQPPVKVSSCTSSTSKTSTGSKSPPPKDKMSPASPMDDIERELMAEARVMDQLSSGDSSSDSNSSSSSSSGDSSSSDSEDERASAAAPPPLQAPAPPLAPPPIPVSANSMSIFPTTRGSTNSRHQESGGGLMNTLKSDLQLSESGSESD from the exons ATGAATGGAACCGCGTACTCCAACTTTGACAACCAAGAACACGTCTTGAAACTCGGAGAGACGTTCGAGAAACACCCTAAAAGCGGATTCCACACGGTGCGAT ATGACTTCAAACCAGCCTCCATTGACACAACATGTGAGGGGGAGCTTGAAGTGGGCAAAGGAGAGCAAGTCACTATAACTCTACCCAACCTAGag GGCTCAAGTGCTCCAGTAACGGTCTTCAAGGGCTCCAAGAGGCCGTACATGAAGGAATGCATCCTCATCGTGAACCACGACACCGGAGAGTACCGGCTGGAGAAGCTCAACAGCAACATCGCCGTGAAGAAGACCAG GGCCGAAGGCAGCAGTAAGATCCACTCTCGCCTGGAGCCACAGACCGGCCGCCTGGAGCCACAGACCGGCCGCCTGGAGCCACAGACCGGCCGCCTGGAGCCACAGACCGGCCGCCTGGAGCCACAGACCGGCCGCCTGGAGCAACAGACCGGCCGCCTGGAGCCACAGACCGGCCGCCTGGAGCCACAGACCGGCCGCCTGGGCCAGCCGCCGGTGAAGGTCTCCAGctgcaccagcagcaccagcaagACCTCCACCGGCTCCAAGAGCCCGCCCCCCAAAGACAAGATGTCTCCGGCGTCTCCCATGGACGACATCGAGAGAG AGCTGATGGCGGAGGCCCGCGTCATGGACCAGCTGAGCAGCGGCGACAGCTCCTCCGACTCCAAcagctcctcgtcctccagcaGCGGCGACAGCTCCAGCAGCGACTCTGAAGACGAACGGGCTTCTGCTGCGGCTCCGCCCCCGCTCCAGGCCCCGGCTCCGCCCCTGGCCCCGCCCCCCATCCCGGTTTCGGCCAACAGCATGTCTATCTTCCCCACCACCAGAGGCAGTACCAACAGCCGCCACCAGGAGAGCGGAGGAGGCCTCATGAACACTCTGA AGAGCGACCTCCAGCTGAGCGAGTCCGGCAGCGAGAGCGACTGA
- the si:dkey-91i10.3 gene encoding cytochrome P450 yields the protein MLRKTAGSVGLRVTQQREGIQRLSPGPHGDKHASTTTSSPTVMGPSSKLKTMDQLGGPSLLTTLNWLFVKGYFKTTQQLQIEHSRIYGPLWKSKYGPLVVVNVASAEFIEQVLRQEGRLPVRTDMPHWRSYRELRNQAHGPLTEMGVNWQRIRSILNPRMLKPKHVSSYTNTINDVVSDFIHRVSLLRETNGGGVMVHDLTAELYKFAFEGICSVLFETRMGCMNQVVPEETQKFIFSVGEMFQLSPIIVLFPKSVWPYLPFWKQFVAAWDHLFKVAEGLIQQKMESIQQKVHLDQSVEGAYLTHLLLSDQMTVTEILGSITELLLAGVDTTSNTVSWCLYELAKQPEVQEQLYQEVMSVCPGDELPNSEDIARMPYLKAIVRETLRLYPVVPGNARVSVDNEIVVGDHLFPKDTLFHLCHYAVSYDEHIYPDAHSFLPQRWLRGAPEKSRQHPFGSLPFGFGIRACLGRRVAELEMYLLLSRLMKHYEVRPDPAGTAVKPITRTLLCPAKPIDLQFVDRPAKQRRAV from the exons ATGCTCAGGAAGACCGCGGGGAGCGTCGGCCTCAGAGTGACTCAGCAGCGTGAAGGGATCCAGAGACTGAGTCCTGGACCGCATGGGGACAAACACGCATCCACCACGACCAGCAGCCCCACTGTGATGGGGCCCAGCAGCAAACTGAAGACTATGGACCAGCTAGGGGGACCGAGTCTACTGACGACCTTGAACTGGCTCTTTGTGAAGGGCTATTTCAAAACTACGCAGCAGTTGCAA ATCGAGCACAGCAGGATCTACGGACCTCTGTGGAAGTCAAAGTACGGACCTCTGGTCGTGGTGAACGTGGCCAGCGCCGAGTTCATCGAGCAGGTTCTGAGGCAGGAGGGAAGACTCCCAGTCCGGACCGACATGCCCCACTGGAGGAGCTACAGAGAGCTCAGGAACCAGGCCCACGGACCCCTGACGGA AATGGGGGTCAACTGGCAGCGGATCCGCAGCATCCTGAATCCTCGGATGTTGAAGCCCAAACACGTTTCGTCGTACACCAACACCATCAACGATGTGGTGAGCGACTTCATCCACAGAGTGAGCTTGTTGAGGGAAACCAACGGCGGCGGAGTGATGGTCCACGACCTGACGGCAGAACTCTACAAATTTGCTTTTGAAG GGATCTGCTCCGTGTTGTTTGAGACCCGTATGGGCTGCATGAACCAGGTGGTGCCCGAAGAAACCCAGAAGTTCATCTTCTCCGTGGGGGAAATGTTCCAGCTCTCCCCCATCATCGTCCTCTTCCCCAAGTCCGTCTGGCCCTACTTACCCTTCTGGAAGCAGTTCGTGGCGGCCTGGGATCATCTCTTCAAAGTCG CTGAAGGTCTGATCCAGCAGAAGATGGAGTCCATCCAGCAGAAGGTGCACCTGGACCAGAGTGTGGAGGGAGCGTACCTGACTCACCTGCTGCTCAGCGACCAGATGACGGTCACGGAGATCCTGGGCAGCATCACCGAACTCCTGCTGGCGGGAGTcgacacg acctCCAACACCGTCTCCTGGTGTCTGTACGAGCTGGCGAAGCAGCCGGAGGTCCAGGAGCAGCTCTACCAGGAAGTGATGAGCGTTTGTCCCGGAGACGAGCTGCCAAACAGCGAAGACATCGCTCGGATGCCGTACCTGAAGGCCATCGTCAGAGAGACGCTTCG GCTGTATCCGGTGGTACCAGGAAACGCTCGGGTGTCCGTTGATAATGAGATCGTGGTCGGAGATCATCTCTTCCCCAAAGAC ACGCTGTTCCACCTGTGCCACTACGCCGTGTCCTACGACGAGCACATCTACCCCGACGCCCACTCCTTCCTGCCGCAGCGCTGGCTCCGAGGGGCGCCGGAGAAGTCCAGGCAGCACCCGTTCGGCTCGCTGCCGTTCGGCTTCGGGATCCGGGCGTGTCTGGGGAGACGGGTGGCCGAGCTGGAGatgtacctcctcctgtccagG CTGATGAAGCACTACGAGGTGAGGCCGGACCCAGCCGGGACCGCGGTGAAGCCCATCACCAGGACCCTGCTTTGTCCCGCCAAACCCATCGACCTGCAGTTTGTGGACAGACCAGCGAAGCAGCGCAGGGCAGTTTAG